The following nucleotide sequence is from Leucoraja erinacea ecotype New England chromosome 2, Leri_hhj_1, whole genome shotgun sequence.
ctttgtcagggacctaccccctcgaccttaccgccatgggtggccctaccaggagcacagctccagacggcatcgctctcaggatctcaggaccacacaagcttctccaccacgacaaggtgacaatccacggagaagaaatgtttcttaaacgttgcgatagtccctgcctcaactacctcctctagcagctcgtttcatactaccaccaccctctgtgtgagaaagatacccctcaggttcctattaaatctttccgccctcttcttaaacctatgtcctctggtcctcgattcccctaccctgggcatgagactgtgtgtctacccgatctattcctctcatgattttatacacctttataggatgacccctcatcctcctgcgctccaaggtataaagtcccagcctgctcaacctctccctttagctcaggccctcgaaacTTGTCACTGGAACTGTTGACTGTCTTTACAGTTGGCAATACACCTATTGGCACATATCCAAGTTTTAAATAATGCCCCCTTTGTTCACTTAATCAGCGTCTGTAAATTCTTGAACTTGCCCCAACTCGAAACCCAAACAGACGACGCTCAAAATAGTTTCAAAATGAACTTGTCTCAACCAGTTTATAAAGAAAAACAGCCCAATCAAGATCAAGGCTGAGTTCATGAAGAACTTGCACTGTTtacagtttcgtttattgtcacgtgtaccgagttacaatgcaaagattttgttgcgtgctaaccagtcagtgggaagataatacatgattacaatcgagccatttacagtgtactgaaacttgataagggaataacatttagtgcaaagtaaagccggcaaagtccgatcaaagatagtctgaggtaaacaaaaatgctggagaaactcagcaggtgaggcagcatctatggagcgaaggaatagttgacatttcatgtcgagacccttcagaggactagagggtgtgagctataggaagaggttgagtaggctgggtctccattccttggagcacaggagggaggggtgatagaggtgtacaaaatcatgaaaggaatagatcgggtagacgcacagagtctcttgtccagagtaggggaatcgaggaccagaggacacaggtctaaggtgaagaggaaaagattcaataggaatctgaggggtaactttttcacacagagggtggtgggggtatggaacgagctgccagaggaggttgggactatcccaacgtttaagaaacagttacgacaggtacatggataggacacgtttggagggatatggaccaaacgctggcaggtgggactagtgtaactgggacatgttggcaagttgggccagagggcctgtttccacgctctatcagtCTCTGACTCAATTTACAATAACATGTACAATACAAAATGattcaaaacaaaacccaccaccataatgaaAGTCAAACAAATATTATATTCAATATATTATTCAACAACTATTTCCCCATCCAATGATTTGACTGGTTGTGTACAAAGCATTTTATTGTACCCGGTTAGGTGTGATGATAAAGCATGtataagcaggaactgcagacgctggtttaaatcgaaggtagacacaaaatgctggagtaactcagcgggacaggcagcatctctggagggaaggaatgggcgacgtttcgggtcgagacccttcttcagaccgatgtcaggggagggggcgggacagagatagaatgtagtcggagacagtaagactggtgggagaactgggaagggggaggggatggagagagagggaaagcaagggctatctaatgttagagaagtcaatgttcataccgctggggtgtaagcggacacgaggtgctgttcctccaatttgcgctgggcctcactctgacaatggaggaggccccgggACAGGAAAGTCACGTTGGGATCAAAAGCATCATTGGATCATTGACTCTAACTCTCCATCTGTTTATTCCTGTGTAGGTAGGTGACGATGGCATCAGGTTGTCAGGCATTGTTCTGAGGAATTTCAGGGAGAAGAGGGTGAGGAACTATTTAGGATGCACCATGATTGTCACAGCCTCATCCGTCCGTCCCTACACCTTGACCATCAACAACGTCTCCAGTGAAGACCTGGGAACATATCGTTGCTCCCTGTGGGCGCCGATCGGCGAGGAAAATAAAAGCGGACTCGTGAGAGCGACTGTCAAGGGTaagttagacaataaacaataggtgcatgagtaggccattcggcccttcgagccagcaccgccattcaatgtgatcatggctgatcatcccctatcagtaccccgttcctgccttctccccatatcccctgactccttaagagccctatctagctctctcttgaaagcatccagagaacctgccttcactgaggcagagaattccacagactcaccattctctatgagaaaaagtctggatgctctcaagagagagttagatagagcacttaaagatagcggagtcaggggatatggggagaaggcaggaacggggtactgattgtggatgatcagccattatcacattgaatggcggtgcttgctcaaaggcccgaatggcctcctcctgcacctattgtctattgtctattgttacttaTGACCTTCGATACATCTTaggtaagcatctcagatacagtacaagtgtatagcagcagTACACTGAGACGGTTTGTATGTtccacctgtgaccacgtgggttttctctgggtgctccaggcttcctcccaaactccaaagacgtgcaggtttgtcggttgattggttttggtaaagttataaattgcccctggtgtgtagggtagtgctagtgcacaggggcGATCGCagggcggcgcggactcgatgggcctgtttccgtgttgtatgtcgAAAGTCTAAAGTGGTCAATGCACGATGCTGGGAGTGAAGGAAATGAAACCGACGGGAATCAGAAGTCACGATGATCTGGCATGAATCAGAAACTATTTGCAAGGCAAAACTTCCTCAGTAACCCAGAGTATTTGCATGCGTTGAAGTCATGCCAGATGGAATGCCAACTGAGGGACTGAAAGGTTATCACAGATCGATTTTGTTCGTGGTTCTTAGGTTCACAAgatcgtaggttcacgagattgatccctggaatggcgggactgtcatatgaggaaagattgacaagactaggcttgtattcactggagtttagaaggatgaggaggccccttattgaaacatataaaattataaaaggactggataagctagatgcaggaaaaatgttcccaatgttgggtgagtctagaaccagggaccacagtcttagcataaaggggaggccatttaagactgaggtgagaaaaaacattttcacccagagagttgtgaatttgtggaattccctgccacagagggcagtggaggccaaatcactggatggatttaagagagagatagatagagctctaagggctctagagaggggatctcatataagattgttaagggcttggacacgctagaggcaggaaacatgttcccgatgttgggggagtccagaaccaggggccacagtttaagaataaggagtaggccattttgaacggagatgaggaaacactgtttctcacagagagtggtgagtctgtggaattctctgcctcagagggcagtggaggccggttctctggatgctttcaagagagagctagatacagcTGGCCCTctatttacctactctgggcaagagactctgtgcatctacccaaactgtagattgatgatgcatatcaaacaatcacacacaagccagcaTCACTTAACTCCACCCCACTGtgacacttatactaacacttgCTTCCAGCCCGGTTCAGTTCGTGCAGCTAGGATGTACTGACAACTAACCATCCTTTATGCTGTTAAAGTCtcagtgctgattaaagatgaaTTTTAATCACAATCTGTGTCTGGTGTACatctacatggtgtcagaagtgattTGATCCTTCTGTATATCAGGATTCTTTTATCATTTTTGTGagtttttattttgctttatgaTGGCCTCTTGTCGAAAGCCCGACCCACTGGTCTTTGATGCGGATATCGGCTTGTTCAGGATTGTTACCAGCGGTTGGTGGCCCGTCTCGACCGTGAAGGAGTTTCGATTTCTCTATTACCTACAAAAGGGGTAAGGACATGCACTTCGCGGACACTCTCGTTCACCTCGAGCATCTTGCGAACAACATCCCTACGAACAGGGAAATTTCACTGTGTTCGGTGTTGATTTTGTCTCCACCAAGCAACTGCGCACCCTGGCCGGGCATACTGCCACTGATGTTACCCTCCGGATTCTCTCCTCCATCATCACAACAGGCCGGCCAGACAAACAATCCAACCCGCCTTCAGAGGCGCAGCCGTTCTTCCTGGTCCGTGATGAACTGGTGGTTCAGGATGGTGTAGTATTTATAAATACTTCCAAGAGGCACACAGCGGACACCCAGGAACCAATGCCACACTGGCACGCATTCATAGCCTGTTCTACTGGCcgggaaaatatatatattatatatatatataatatatatttatattatggtatatggacgcaCTTATTTGCTTTGtagtactatgttctgtgtgctgaagcaaagcaagaatttcattgtcctatacagagacatgacaataaactcacttgaacttgaacttgaatggccAAGTACACCCGGGACCACATAGCCTCCTGCGCCACTTGCAACAACCTGGCGCCTCATCAGCAGAGGCAGCCCCTTCTGCAACAACCTCCACCAACACTGCCCTGGACGTCGCTAGCggcagacattttcgaatggtgCGGAAAGCACTACCTCGTTTTAGTCGGCTCCTTTTGCAACTGGTTTCCAACTGGACCAGCTGACCTCCCTCACGTCTCACGAGATGGTCATCAAGAAGCTGAAGAGACACTTCTCCGCCTACGGCGTTCCTGTCAGCCTGAGAACCGCCAACGGTCGGCAGTTCGCCAGCCACACGTTCCAGCTTTTCGCAGACCGATGGAACTTCCAACACGTCACGAGCAATCCCGAATACCCGCAGAGTAATGGTCTCGTCCCGAACGCGCTGTCAGAAGCGCCAAGCACCTGTTGGAGGGAGCGCGCATTTCAAAGTCAGACAAAGTGTATCTCGACCTCCTGAATCTCAGAAACATTGCCAGAGACGGAACCCTGGGATCGCCAGCCCAGCGACTCGTGTCCAGATCGACAAGACCTCAAGTCCCGATCGCACAACAGCAACTGATCCCTCGGGTGCTGAAGCCTACCGCTGTCCTGAAACGTCTCCAAGAGAAGCGGTCATACGACAGCTCCAGCAGACCACTCAAGCCTCTACTGCCGGGCCAGGTCGTCCGTCTACAAACTCCAACTGGACATTCCCGTCTGGGCACTGTTGTCAGCCCGACTGACGTACCACGATCCTACCTTGTGGACTGTGAGGGAGCGGTATACCGGAGTAGTCGACAACACCTGCTTGCTGTGAGGGAGCCCTGCGCACCGCCTGCCGGTCCCTATGCTCCACCGCTCCAGTTCCAGTTGCCTTCTGTGATGTCTCCCACCCGTCCCCGCATGCCTTACACCCCTCCACGTCCCACCGTCTCCACTAACCACGGGGACTCACCTCCTGCAAGCCTCTCCCGCGCCATCCTCACCTCCAGGCTCCCCGCCTCACCtttcaggagagggaggggaggagggttggGTCCGCACGCACTCGGGCCGTGTTGGCAGACCACCAGACAGATATGGCGAATATATTTAACTCCATGGCCTGGGTGTCCCTTCCACACTTAGTCTatagggggaaggatgtagattgatgatgcatgtcaaccaaccacacacacaagccagcatcactaactccaccccactgcAACACCGATACTAACACTTGCTTCCAGCACGGTTCAGTTCGAGCAGCCAGGATGTACTGACAACTAACCATCCTTTATGCTGAAAGTCtcagtgctgattaaagatgaaTTTAAATCACAATCTGTGTCTGGCCTACATCAAcacaaactattcctctcatgattttcccattgagagtagggaagattcaaacatgaggacatgacttcagaattaagggacagaagtttaggggtaacatgagggggaacttctttactccgagagtggtagccgtgtggaatgagcttccagtggaagtggtggaggcaggttcgattttataatttaaaaataaattggataggtatatggatgggaaaggagtggagggttatggtctgagagcaggtagatgggactaggtgagaataagtgttcggcacggactaggatggccgagatggcctgtttccgtgctgtaattgttatatggttatacacctctgtacgatcaccgctcatcctcctgcgctccagcgaatagagtcccagcccgctcaacctctccctatagctcacaccctcgagtcctggtgacACCCTCGTCAGTTTACCaaggtgaaacacaaagtgctagattcTTGAAAATACTTGAAAATAATGTCTGTTGTATCATataactccgtacggacagcacccgcagtcgggatcgaacctggtgctgggcagtcacggtggcgcagcgatagagttgctgccttacagcaaaatgcagcgccagagacccgggtttgcatcccgactacgggtgctgtctgtacgcagtttgtacgttctccccgtgatctgcgtgggttttctccgacatcttcagtttcctcccacactccaaagacgtacaggtttgtaggttaattggcttggtgcaaaggtaaaaattgtccaaattcaagtgctgagtgatgctctccATCTAGAGCTGTTCAGCGTACTATATCCAgatccagatgtgctgcctggttttcaagagagagttatgcccctgtcccacttaggaaacctctggagactttgcgccccacccaaggtttccgtgcagttcccggaggtttttgtcagtctccgtacctgcttccactacctgcaacctccggcaaccacctgcaacctccaggaaccgcacggaaaccttgggtggggtttccgttcaggtttcctaagtggagcAGGGGCAtatgatttagctcttggggctaaaagaatcaaggtatatgaggaaaaagcaggaacggggtactgattttggatgatcagccatgatcatattgaatggcggtgctggctcgaagggacgaatggcctacacctgcaactattttctatgtttctgtttactGAGTGAAATTTGTTTCTATCTAGGTGATGCAAGGAGAGAAAGTACGGTCTCGACCATGTGGTTGATGGTATCCATGGCAAGCGGCCTGTGCGCACTTTGTTTAATCTGTCTTCTGATCAAGGTAGGTCAGCTAAAATTTGATTTGGATAAGATCAGTTCCGTTTTTTACTaatagatatacagcgcggaaacaggcccttcagcccaccgagtccgcgccggccagcgatccccgcacacttcacACTaaagacgcacacctccagattcagggacagtttcttcccagctgttaccgggCAACCGAATCATCCTTTCACAACGCGATAATACATTTGTTAATAAATTAAATGGAAACTAGATTCGGTTTTTTTcgggatgcagcgcggaaaccagcgactccacgccaaccagcgatccccggacactgacactatcctcagTGTCagattcggcccaaaacgttgcccatttccttcgctccatagatgctgccgcacccgctgagtttctccagcacttttgtctaccttcgattttccagcatctgcagttccttcttaaacaataatcagtttagtttattgtcacatgtaccgaggtacagtgaaaagcttttgttacgtgttaaccagtcggcagaaagacaatacatgattacaatcgagccattcgcagtgtacagatacatgttaaagggaataatgtttgaattacgtttagtgcaagataaagtccagtaaaattcgatcaatgatagtccaagggtctccaatgaggtagatactagCTCAGGCCCGCACTCCAGTTgatggtaggacggttcagttgcctgataacagctgggaagaaactatccctgaaaccTGAATCCAAAGCTTGTTTTTCATCGCTAGCAATATCGTGGGAAgcacggtggtgctgcggtagagttgctgcctcacagcgccagaggcccgggttccatcctgactacgggtgcttaatAGTACCCAGTttatacgttcaccccgtgacctgcgtgggctttctccgagatcgtgtGTTTGTCggatagtattaatgtacggggagcgctggtcggtgtggactcggtgggccgaagggcctgttttcgcactgtatctctaaactaaaactaaactaatctgttagaacatagaacagtacagcagcacGGGCATATGTTTGTGCAGAACACGATTCCAACACCAACCCTtacttgcctgcacttgatccatatcatgtgacaggagcagaatgaggccactcggcccatcaagtctactccgccatccaatcatggctgatctatccctccctccctcccaaccacgttctcctgccttctccccaccacccctgacacccatactgaccaagaatctatccctgccttgaaaatatccactgattgggtctcaacagccttctgtgactgaatagacaatagacaataggtgcaggagtaggacattcggcccttccatccagcagcgccattcaatgtgatcatggatgatcatccccaatcagtatcccgttcctgccttctccccatatcccctgactctgctattttttaagagccctatctagctctctcttgaaagcatccagagaacctgcctccaccgccctctgaggcagagaattccacagactcacaactctctgtgagaaaaagtgtttcctcgtctccgttctaaatggcttactccttattcttaaactgtggcccctggttctggactcccccaacatcgggaacatgttccctgcctctagcgagtccaaacccttaacaatcttaaatgtttcaatgagatcccctttgaaacatataagattctgcTCATGCTGTGACATATACgagttaggccgaagagcctgttccagtAGGGCGTGAGTCTCTGCCTCCATGACTGATGTCGCCTCTAACATCTTCCTGGGTTTGCCCCGTTTTTCCCGTGTTCCCAGGTCTGCAGCGGACGTAAGGAAAACTACGGCAAGCTGGGCCAGGATTTGTCAGACTGCACCATCCCAGCCAAGGACCATGGGGTCATCAAGACGTGACGAAAAGAGTCCGGCTCTGTTAAAGAGAACTTCAAAACACAGCTCAAAGACTGTATAAGAGGGTCAAATGCACTGACCACTGGCTGCTGCTCCTCAAGCACAGATTAATCtacgtacaggtgcacaaccttttatccgaaagctttgggaccagacacctttcgtaattcagaatttgtcggtcttcggaatggaaatttttttgcgtagattttaatggctggctcagtggtagagtgctcagctcatatccgcaaggtcgcgagtttgcgccttgatcccggcagaagaagttggagcggggctgggctgggctgctgctggctgtgggtctctgggatctctgtgcttgcggtgggcctggtggtcgacatccaattggtcctgacgtctccggtgactgcactgacctgcagccatcgccgtcgtgaagacagtacaccccacctacccccctctgcttcccggccatgtgagggtgaccctttccctcccctctccagctccccgcccattgcaccggcgtgggggctttgaaCTGTTGAAGGTCGCGACAATCTGCACAGTGCCTGCACCGGAGAGTTAGAAAGTTCCCACCCAAGACCCACGATACACTGTATCGTGAGATCTCAGATCAGCAACTTTCCAGCCCTCCCCGTTAAAAGGTCCAGAAGAATTGTCAATTATGGGCAGAACCCTGGTGTGCAATAAtcaacttctcttttatgaatggggatttgttCCCCTTTCTCGGGCTGTGACCGGAGGTGCCACTGTCGCCGTAGCGGGCCGCCCTCGGGGACGTCCTGTCCCCTGtccctggggagggggggggggtaaacagcACTGTTTGATCACCCCCTCCTACTCCAGGGAGGGATCCAGGCTCCCCGAGGGCCGCTACGCGACAAGTGACAGCGGAACAGCCCGAGTCGCGCTACCCCTGGAACAAGAGGGTAACTAAATccccatcagcttctgcccatacactggtgttcctctggagttggaacggagggtgggctggagttgctgatatgGATCTGCCTGCTTGCAGTGGGTTAAAAACGTCGGTAGACACGATCCAGTGTAGAGGGCAGCAGCTTGGGCgctgggcgaactgccacttgtccccgtaacacccctctgctccccggccatgtgtgtgacccccttctCCGGCCCCTCTGCAGTTTTCCCTCTGGAGTtgcagcggggctgggctgctggggCTTTGGGTCTCTGTCTTCAAGTCTTGCGATGGCTGCCAGGGGGTCAGTGCAGTCACTCCTGACGTTCAGGACCAATTGCACGTCGCTGCTAGAGGCCCACCGTTAAGACAGTGGAAAACCCCGCGAGGTGCAATGAGCGGGGcagcaggagaggggagggatggggtcacactaCATGaaccgggttgcggatgacggggcgtaGCTCGGGgcgaaactgaagggagcgacaatctgcgggttcctgttggtcctgacgtcaggCTCACGGCCACCTGCTCGTGTCTCCGTGGAACTGTACCGCccagcaggagagtggggttgtttattgtgcagagggagggggcaagggcggcacatttcccagtctcagctccagtatgAATGGGGGTGGCTGGAGACCCAGGACCttcgggacagcgacccccaggcccactgcaagcacggagatcccagagccCCCACAGGTGCAACatttccagcccagccccgctccaactccagaggaacgaaTAAAGGGCCGAAGCTATTCGGCAAGCTGTTCGttatggcgcagctcgggctgtgggcaaaacCACTTGTGCACCGTAGCTAGACTTTATCGGTCACatgggattcctctggagttccACAGGGGGGTATTCCACCTGTCAGGCATagcccctgctatcccagggacagggagacacagcggattTATTTAgcttggtgggcaatcacttcaaCA
It contains:
- the cd83 gene encoding CD83 antigen, which produces MEKLGLNILHLLMLQPALLFTLSTEDTKEIYVVLGERAVLPCEAHEKQEVGYSAISWYKVGDDGIRLSGIVLRNFREKRVRNYLGCTMIVTASSVRPYTLTINNVSSEDLGTYRCSLWAPIGEENKSGLVRATVKGDARRESTVSTMWLMVSMASGLCALCLICLLIKVCSGRKENYGKLGQDLSDCTIPAKDHGVIKT